A single genomic interval of Romboutsia ilealis harbors:
- the purN gene encoding phosphoribosylglycinamide formyltransferase, with translation MLNIGVLISGGGTNLQAIIDETKSGAINGTVKLVISNKEDAYGLERARLSKIKAVYETDEDKIIELLKENNIDLIVLAGYLKIITPKFVDEFRNKIINIHPSLIPSFCGKGYYGEKVHQGVIDYGAKVTGATVHFVDEGADTGAIIMQETVNVEQDDDAKSLAKRVLEVEHRILKESIRLFCENKLSIQGRRVFINE, from the coding sequence ATGTTAAACATTGGAGTTTTAATATCTGGTGGAGGAACAAATCTACAAGCTATTATAGATGAAACAAAATCAGGTGCAATAAATGGTACAGTAAAGCTTGTTATTTCAAATAAAGAAGATGCCTATGGTTTAGAAAGGGCTAGACTAAGCAAAATTAAAGCAGTTTATGAAACTGATGAAGATAAAATAATAGAGCTATTAAAAGAAAATAACATAGATTTAATAGTTTTAGCAGGGTATTTAAAAATAATAACTCCTAAATTTGTAGATGAATTTAGAAATAAAATAATAAATATTCATCCATCGTTAATACCTTCTTTCTGTGGAAAGGGGTATTACGGTGAAAAGGTACACCAAGGTGTTATAGATTATGGTGCAAAGGTAACTGGAGCTACAGTACATTTTGTAGATGAGGGAGCAGATACTGGAGCAATAATAATGCAAGAAACTGTAAATGTAGAACAAGATGATGATGCAAAGTCTCTTGCAAAAAGAGTTTTAGAAGTTGAACATAGAATTTTAAAAGAAAGTATAAGATTGTTCTGTGAAAATAAATTAAGTATTCAGGGTAGGAGAGTGTTTATAAATGAGTAA
- a CDS encoding phosphoribosylformylglycinamidine synthase, giving the protein MLSTISLESSVRRILVEKRQGFDLEARALKKDLIESLHIDTIENVRILNRYDIEGIDGEVYENAVKTIFSEPNLDIVYHETLEFNEGERVFAIEYLPGQYDQRGDWAAQCIQIVNEGNRPEINTAKVYILTGNITDEQFDKIKDYIINPVDSREASLEKPKSLKMETEIPTEVEILDGFIDLNEEGLKVFLKNNGLAMTLGDLVHVQGYFKNTEKRNPTITEIKVLDTYWSDHCRHTTFMTEIEDVKIESGKYTDIIKETYEMYLESRKNVYVDKQKDICLMDIATIAMKELRKQGKLEDLDVSEEINACSINVDVEIDGKIEPYLVMFKNETHNHPTEIEPFGGAATCLGGAIRDPLSGRSYVYQAMRVTGSADPRTTLEDTLPGKLMQRKITTEAAHGYSSYGNQIGLTTGQVAEVYDEDFVAKRMEIGAVIAAAPKENVVREVPQNGDIVVLLGGKTGRDGCGGATGSSKEHSEESILTCSAEVQKGDAPNERKIQRFFRNKEVAQMIKRCNDFGAGGVCVAIGEVADSLDINLDLVPKKYDGLDGTEIAISESQERMAVVIDASNKDKFIDLARQENLEATHVATVTDTGYMRMFWNGKAIVNMSRDFIETNGVKQTTKIHVDKVNEESTFFKSELKEKECELAIEEDIKGKFMDVLSDLNVCSKKGLVERFDNTIGSNTVLMPFGGKYQATEAQGMVAKIPVLGGETNTSTIMTYGYNPKIGKWSPFHGALYAVVESVCKVVAIGGKYDSIRLTLQEYFEKLGDNPTKWGKPFAALLGAYYAQNRLGIPAIGGKDSMSGTFKDIDVPPTLVSFAVDTIDAGYVISPEFKKTNSQVVMLSTDRLENDVVDFEMLKKNLDKVTELIHNKQVLSTYALGFGGIGEAISKMAFGNRIGFKFNEGVEDLFKPNYGNIVLELTNEDLSLLDGYNYIVLGSTIEEQSIIIENEEISLKELYNVHCETLEPIFPTKSVDIKEKIETINFISQGEAKKSSITIAKPRVFIPTFPGTNCEYDLQRAFEKAGANTNIEVFKNLTYKDIEDSIETIVKQIRKSQIIMLPGGFSAGDEPDGSAKFMATVFRNPKVAEAINEFLTKQDGLMLGICNGFQALIKLGLVPYGEIRETSVDAPTLTYNNIGRHQSKIVRTRIASNKSPWLAATEVGDTHSIAISHGEGKFVANEEVMRQLIDNGQIATQYVDLNDNATYDIDFNPNGSTYAVEGITSADGRIFGKMGHSERIGEHVIKNIIGEKDQKIFESGVNYFK; this is encoded by the coding sequence ATGTTAAGTACTATAAGTTTAGAGTCAAGTGTTAGAAGAATATTAGTTGAGAAAAGACAAGGATTTGACCTTGAAGCTAGAGCTTTAAAAAAGGATTTAATAGAAAGTTTACACATAGATACTATAGAAAATGTAAGAATTTTAAATAGATATGACATAGAAGGGATAGATGGGGAAGTATATGAAAATGCAGTAAAAACAATATTTTCAGAGCCTAACTTAGATATTGTTTATCATGAAACACTAGAGTTTAATGAAGGCGAGAGAGTATTTGCTATAGAATATCTTCCTGGTCAATATGATCAAAGAGGAGATTGGGCAGCTCAATGTATACAAATAGTAAATGAAGGTAATAGGCCAGAAATAAATACTGCTAAAGTATACATATTAACAGGAAATATAACAGACGAACAGTTTGATAAAATAAAAGATTATATAATAAATCCAGTTGATAGTAGAGAAGCTTCTTTAGAAAAACCAAAAAGTTTAAAGATGGAAACAGAAATTCCTACGGAAGTAGAAATACTAGATGGATTTATAGATTTAAATGAGGAAGGATTAAAAGTATTTTTAAAGAATAACGGACTTGCTATGACATTAGGGGATTTAGTTCATGTTCAAGGATACTTTAAAAATACTGAAAAGAGAAATCCTACAATAACAGAAATAAAAGTATTAGATACTTATTGGTCAGATCACTGTAGACATACTACATTCATGACTGAAATAGAAGATGTAAAAATAGAAAGCGGTAAGTATACAGATATAATAAAAGAAACTTATGAGATGTATCTTGAATCAAGAAAAAATGTTTATGTAGATAAACAAAAAGATATATGCTTAATGGATATAGCAACTATAGCTATGAAAGAATTAAGAAAACAAGGTAAATTAGAAGATTTAGATGTGAGTGAAGAAATAAATGCTTGTAGTATAAATGTTGATGTTGAAATAGATGGTAAAATAGAGCCATACTTAGTAATGTTTAAAAATGAAACTCATAACCATCCAACAGAAATAGAACCATTTGGTGGAGCTGCAACTTGTTTAGGTGGAGCAATAAGAGACCCATTATCAGGAAGAAGTTATGTATATCAAGCAATGAGAGTTACAGGAAGTGCAGATCCAAGAACAACTTTAGAAGATACATTACCAGGTAAGCTTATGCAAAGAAAAATAACTACTGAGGCTGCTCATGGATATAGTTCATATGGGAACCAAATAGGACTTACAACTGGGCAAGTTGCAGAAGTTTATGATGAAGACTTTGTTGCAAAGAGAATGGAAATCGGTGCAGTAATAGCGGCAGCTCCTAAAGAAAATGTAGTAAGAGAAGTTCCACAAAATGGAGATATAGTTGTACTTCTTGGAGGAAAAACAGGAAGAGATGGATGCGGAGGAGCTACAGGTTCATCTAAAGAACATAGCGAAGAATCTATACTTACTTGTAGTGCAGAAGTTCAAAAAGGAGATGCACCAAATGAGAGAAAGATACAAAGATTCTTCAGAAATAAAGAAGTAGCACAAATGATAAAAAGATGTAACGACTTTGGGGCAGGTGGAGTATGTGTTGCTATAGGAGAAGTTGCAGATAGTTTAGATATAAACTTAGACTTAGTTCCTAAAAAGTATGATGGACTTGATGGAACTGAAATAGCTATATCAGAATCACAAGAACGTATGGCAGTTGTTATAGATGCTTCTAATAAAGATAAATTCATAGACTTAGCAAGACAAGAAAACTTAGAAGCAACTCATGTAGCTACAGTAACTGACACTGGATATATGAGAATGTTCTGGAATGGTAAAGCAATAGTTAATATGAGTAGAGATTTCATAGAAACAAATGGAGTTAAGCAAACTACTAAAATTCATGTTGATAAAGTTAATGAAGAAAGTACATTCTTTAAAAGTGAGTTAAAAGAAAAAGAATGTGAATTAGCTATAGAAGAAGATATAAAAGGTAAATTTATGGATGTATTATCAGATTTAAATGTTTGTTCTAAAAAAGGATTAGTAGAAAGATTTGATAATACAATAGGTTCAAATACTGTACTTATGCCATTTGGTGGTAAGTATCAAGCAACAGAAGCTCAAGGGATGGTAGCAAAAATACCAGTACTTGGTGGAGAAACTAATACATCAACAATAATGACATATGGATATAACCCTAAGATAGGAAAATGGAGTCCATTCCACGGTGCATTATATGCAGTAGTTGAATCTGTGTGTAAAGTTGTGGCTATTGGGGGTAAATATGATTCAATAAGACTTACTTTACAAGAGTATTTCGAAAAACTTGGGGATAACCCAACGAAATGGGGTAAACCATTTGCAGCACTTTTAGGTGCATATTATGCTCAAAATAGACTTGGGATACCTGCAATAGGCGGAAAAGATAGTATGTCAGGAACATTTAAAGATATAGATGTACCACCAACATTAGTATCATTTGCTGTAGATACTATAGATGCAGGTTATGTAATATCGCCAGAATTTAAGAAAACTAATTCACAAGTTGTAATGTTATCAACAGATAGATTGGAAAATGATGTAGTAGATTTTGAAATGTTAAAGAAAAACTTAGATAAAGTAACAGAACTTATACACAATAAGCAAGTGTTATCAACATATGCACTTGGATTTGGTGGTATAGGGGAAGCTATAAGTAAAATGGCATTTGGTAATAGAATAGGATTTAAATTTAATGAAGGTGTAGAAGATTTATTTAAACCTAACTATGGAAATATAGTACTTGAATTAACTAATGAAGACTTAAGTTTATTAGATGGATACAACTATATAGTACTAGGGTCTACGATAGAAGAACAAAGTATAATAATAGAAAATGAAGAAATATCATTAAAAGAATTATATAATGTTCACTGTGAAACATTAGAGCCTATATTCCCAACTAAGTCAGTAGATATAAAAGAAAAGATAGAAACTATAAACTTTATATCTCAAGGTGAAGCTAAAAAGTCATCTATAACTATAGCAAAGCCAAGAGTATTCATACCAACGTTCCCTGGAACAAACTGTGAATATGACTTACAAAGAGCTTTTGAAAAAGCAGGAGCAAACACAAATATAGAAGTATTTAAAAACTTAACATATAAAGATATAGAAGACTCTATAGAAACGATAGTTAAACAAATACGTAAGTCACAAATAATAATGCTACCTGGAGGATTTAGTGCAGGTGATGAGCCGGATGGTTCAGCTAAGTTTATGGCTACAGTATTTAGAAATCCTAAAGTTGCTGAAGCGATAAATGAATTCTTAACTAAGCAAGATGGATTAATGCTAGGTATATGTAACGGATTCCAAGCACTTATAAAACTTGGATTAGTTCCATATGGTGAAATAAGAGAAACAAGCGTTGATGCACCAACATTAACTTATAATAATATAGGTAGACATCAATCTAAGATAGTTAGAACAAGAATAGCTTCGAATAAATCTCCGTGGTTAGCGGCTACAGAAGTTGGAGATACTCACAGTATAGCAATATCTCATGGAGAAGGTAAATTTGTTGCTAATGAAGAAGTTATGAGACAGTTAATAGATAACGGTCAAATAGCTACTCAGTATGTAGATTTAAATGATAATGCTACATATGATATAGACTTTAATCCAAATGGTTCAACTTATGCAGTTGAAGGTATAACGAGCGCTGATGGTAGAATATTTGGTAAGATGGGTCATTCTGAGAGAATTGGAGAGCATGTTATAAAGAATATAATAGGTGAAAAGGATCAAAAGATATTTGAATCTGGAGTAAATTACTTTAAATAA
- the purD gene encoding phosphoribosylamine--glycine ligase, whose translation MKILIVGGGGREHAIAWKLSKENNVEKIYCAPGNAGISDIAQCVSISDSDIENLVKFAKENNIDLTIVGPEVPLVNGIVDEFEKEGLKIFGPNKECSTFEGSKAFSKDFMKRHNIPTAKYKEYTDLDEAINEIDSFGYPVVIKADGLAAGKGVVIPENREDAINTLKEMMNDKKFGSAGDKIVVEEFLSGIETSILAFVDNDTIVPMVSAKDHKKVYNFEKGPNTGGMGTFSPSEIYTDELSKEISEKVLNRTLEGFKKDNLNYKGVLFVGLMITEDGPKVLEYNVRFGDPETQSVLFRLETDLHKIIEAILENKLKDIEINYKKEEVVCVMLTSGGYPDDYEKGKVITGLENLDEDIVVFHSGTKTLDGNLVTNGGRVIGLTASADSVEEAAKKVYKNIEKINFEGMHYRTDIGMKFCEELSL comes from the coding sequence ATGAAAATATTAATTGTAGGCGGTGGTGGAAGGGAACATGCCATAGCTTGGAAATTAAGTAAAGAAAATAATGTTGAAAAAATATATTGTGCTCCAGGAAATGCAGGAATATCAGATATTGCACAATGTGTAAGTATAAGTGACAGTGATATAGAAAATTTAGTAAAGTTTGCAAAAGAAAACAATATAGATTTAACTATTGTTGGACCAGAAGTGCCCCTTGTAAATGGTATAGTAGATGAATTTGAAAAAGAAGGTCTTAAAATATTTGGACCAAACAAAGAATGCTCTACATTTGAAGGAAGTAAGGCATTTTCTAAAGACTTTATGAAAAGACATAACATACCAACGGCAAAGTATAAAGAATATACGGATTTAGATGAGGCTATAAATGAAATAGATAGCTTTGGATATCCAGTAGTTATAAAAGCGGATGGTCTAGCAGCCGGTAAAGGTGTTGTAATACCAGAAAACAGAGAAGATGCTATAAATACTTTAAAGGAAATGATGAATGATAAAAAGTTTGGAAGTGCGGGGGATAAAATAGTCGTAGAAGAATTTTTATCAGGTATTGAAACTTCTATATTAGCATTTGTAGATAACGATACAATAGTTCCTATGGTAAGTGCTAAAGATCACAAGAAAGTATACAACTTTGAAAAAGGTCCAAATACAGGAGGAATGGGTACTTTTTCTCCAAGTGAAATCTATACAGATGAGTTGTCTAAAGAAATAAGTGAGAAAGTATTAAATAGAACTTTAGAAGGTTTCAAAAAAGATAACTTAAATTATAAAGGAGTATTATTTGTTGGACTTATGATAACAGAAGATGGTCCAAAGGTACTTGAATATAATGTAAGATTTGGAGATCCTGAAACACAATCTGTTCTATTTAGATTAGAAACTGATCTACATAAAATAATAGAAGCAATATTAGAAAATAAATTAAAAGATATAGAGATTAACTATAAAAAAGAAGAGGTTGTTTGCGTAATGCTTACATCAGGTGGATATCCAGATGATTATGAAAAAGGAAAAGTAATTACTGGACTTGAAAACTTAGATGAAGATATTGTTGTTTTTCATAGTGGAACTAAAACGTTAGATGGAAACTTAGTTACTAATGGCGGCAGGGTTATAGGGCTAACGGCAAGTGCAGATAGTGTAGAAGAAGCTGCTAAAAAAGTATATAAAAATATAGAGAAAATAAACTTTGAAGGCATGCATTATAGAACTGATATAGGGATGAAGTTCTGTGAAGAATTATCTCTTTAA
- the purH gene encoding bifunctional phosphoribosylaminoimidazolecarboxamide formyltransferase/IMP cyclohydrolase yields MSKRALISVTDKSGVVEFARELNNLGYEVISTGNTFKILKENGVNAITIDEVTKFPEMLDGRVKTLNPYIHGGILYKRDEKSHVDTVNEYNIGSIDLVVVNLYDFEGTLKAGKSHEEMIENIDIGGPSMIRSAAKNYKDVTIIVDVADYDTIIEKLKNNELTLEDRKRLAYKAFSTTARYDALISTYFANEVGDKYPEILNLTFQKEQTLRYGENPHQAGVLYSQPNAKNPILNYEQLNGKELSFNNINDLHGCLEVMREFKDSEEVVSVAIKHTNPCGVGLGANALEAYTKCYEADTVSIFGGIVGITSTVDVETAKKLNEIFLEIVVAYDFTEEALDVLRQKKNLRVLKLAKIEESLQPYDMKYLDGKLLIQDKNNVLANKYETVTKVKPSKEQLRDMEFGMKIVKNMKSNAIVIVKDGQTLASGCGQTSRIWALKNALENNKDKDFKGAVLASDAFFPFDDCVTLANEYGISAVIQPGGSIKDQDSIDACDKYEMTMVFTGTRHFKH; encoded by the coding sequence ATGAGTAAAAGAGCATTAATAAGTGTGACAGATAAAAGTGGAGTAGTTGAATTTGCTAGAGAACTAAACAATCTAGGATATGAAGTTATATCTACTGGTAATACATTTAAGATACTAAAAGAGAATGGGGTAAATGCAATAACAATTGACGAAGTTACAAAATTCCCAGAAATGCTAGACGGAAGAGTTAAGACATTAAATCCATATATACATGGTGGAATACTTTATAAAAGAGATGAAAAATCTCATGTAGATACTGTAAATGAATACAATATAGGTTCTATAGATTTAGTAGTAGTTAACTTATATGATTTTGAAGGAACTTTAAAAGCTGGAAAAAGCCATGAAGAAATGATAGAAAACATAGATATAGGTGGACCATCTATGATACGTTCTGCTGCTAAAAACTATAAAGATGTAACAATAATAGTTGATGTAGCTGATTATGACACTATAATAGAAAAGCTAAAAAATAATGAGTTAACTTTAGAAGATAGAAAAAGGTTAGCTTATAAGGCATTTTCAACTACAGCAAGATATGATGCTCTTATATCTACTTATTTTGCTAATGAAGTAGGTGATAAGTACCCAGAAATACTTAATTTAACTTTCCAAAAGGAACAAACTTTAAGATATGGAGAAAATCCACATCAAGCTGGTGTTTTATATAGTCAACCAAATGCGAAAAATCCAATATTAAATTATGAACAATTAAATGGAAAAGAACTTTCTTTTAATAATATAAATGATTTACATGGATGCTTAGAAGTTATGAGAGAATTTAAAGATAGTGAAGAAGTGGTTTCAGTAGCTATAAAACATACTAATCCATGTGGAGTAGGACTTGGAGCTAATGCTTTAGAAGCTTATACAAAATGCTATGAAGCTGATACAGTTTCAATATTTGGTGGAATAGTAGGTATAACTTCAACAGTGGACGTTGAAACTGCTAAGAAATTAAATGAAATATTCTTAGAAATAGTAGTAGCTTATGATTTCACAGAAGAAGCTTTAGATGTTTTAAGACAAAAGAAAAACTTAAGAGTATTAAAATTAGCTAAAATAGAAGAGAGTTTACAACCATACGATATGAAATATTTAGATGGTAAGTTATTAATACAAGATAAAAATAATGTATTAGCTAATAAGTATGAAACAGTAACAAAAGTAAAACCTTCTAAAGAGCAACTTAGAGATATGGAATTTGGTATGAAAATAGTTAAAAACATGAAATCAAATGCCATAGTTATAGTTAAAGACGGTCAAACTTTAGCATCAGGGTGTGGTCAAACATCAAGAATATGGGCACTTAAAAATGCCTTAGAAAATAACAAAGATAAAGATTTTAAAGGAGCCGTACTTGCTTCAGATGCATTCTTCCCATTTGATGATTGTGTGACATTAGCTAATGAATATGGAATAAGTGCAGTGATTCAACCAGGTGGTTCAATAAAAGACCAAGACTCAATAGATGCTTGTGACAAATATGAAATGACAATGGTGTTTACAGGAACAAGACACTTTAAACACTAG
- the htpG gene encoding molecular chaperone HtpG translates to MTNQKGSISIHTENIFPIIKKWLYSDKDIFIRELISNGCDAVNKYKKLISLGEAKGNTDEHYKIKVSIDKENSALIFEDNGIGMTAEEVEKYINQVAFSGAEDFFNTYKDKMNEENDIIGHFGLGFYSSFMVSKKVQIDTLSYKENATPVRWVSEDGLEFELTQSDNRETRGTTITLFLADDSKEFLEEYTVRNIIDKYCSFLPVDIYLETIKTEETKEDEVVDTTPINDTNPLWLKAPKDCTDEEYKEFYRKVFKTFDEPLFWIHLNVDYPFNLKGILYFPKLKNEFELIEGKVKLYNNQVFVADNIKEVIPEFLLLLKGVIDCPDLPLNVSRSFLQNDRDVSKISKHIVKKVADKLKSLYKNERENYEKFWDDIQVFIKFGCLKDESFYDKVKDSILFKTINSQYITLNDYLENCKEKHENKVFYVSNEEQQSQYIKLFKDYGLDAVILDSTIENHFISMIEFKNQGVHFNRIDADLSDILKDNDNEGNKEIKTDIENLFKDVIGDRINNYSVESLKSEDTPAIILISEQSRRMSEMRSQFAGMNFGMSFEEEKTLVINNNSSIVKKLVSLKDDETKKEKVSLICNQIVDIALLSNKELDSKELDEFIKRNNQLMSMVISL, encoded by the coding sequence ATGACAAATCAAAAGGGTAGTATATCAATACATACAGAAAATATTTTTCCAATAATAAAAAAATGGTTATATTCAGACAAAGATATATTTATAAGAGAACTTATAAGTAATGGTTGCGATGCAGTAAATAAGTACAAAAAACTAATTTCATTAGGTGAAGCTAAAGGTAATACTGATGAACATTATAAAATAAAAGTATCAATAGATAAAGAAAATTCAGCACTTATATTTGAAGATAATGGTATAGGTATGACTGCTGAAGAAGTAGAAAAATATATAAATCAAGTTGCATTCTCAGGAGCAGAAGATTTCTTTAACACATACAAAGATAAAATGAATGAAGAAAATGATATAATAGGACACTTTGGATTAGGATTCTATTCTTCTTTTATGGTATCTAAAAAAGTACAAATAGATACACTATCGTATAAAGAAAATGCAACACCAGTAAGATGGGTAAGTGAAGATGGATTAGAATTTGAATTAACACAATCAGATAATAGAGAGACAAGAGGAACAACAATTACATTATTCTTAGCAGATGATAGTAAAGAGTTCTTAGAAGAATACACAGTAAGAAATATAATAGATAAATATTGTTCATTCTTGCCAGTTGATATATATTTAGAAACTATAAAAACAGAAGAAACAAAAGAAGATGAAGTAGTAGATACAACACCTATAAATGATACAAATCCATTATGGCTAAAAGCTCCAAAGGATTGTACGGATGAAGAATATAAAGAGTTCTATAGAAAAGTATTCAAGACTTTTGATGAACCGTTATTCTGGATACACTTAAATGTAGATTATCCATTTAATTTAAAAGGAATATTATATTTCCCTAAATTAAAAAATGAATTTGAGCTTATAGAAGGCAAGGTTAAATTATACAATAACCAAGTATTCGTAGCAGATAATATAAAAGAGGTTATACCAGAATTCTTATTATTATTAAAAGGTGTAATAGATTGCCCAGATTTACCTTTAAATGTATCTAGAAGTTTCTTACAAAATGATAGAGATGTTAGCAAAATTTCTAAACATATAGTTAAAAAGGTTGCAGATAAATTAAAATCATTATATAAAAATGAAAGAGAAAATTATGAAAAGTTTTGGGATGATATACAAGTATTTATTAAGTTTGGATGCTTAAAAGATGAAAGCTTCTATGATAAGGTAAAAGATAGTATATTATTCAAAACTATAAACTCACAATATATAACTCTTAATGATTACTTAGAAAATTGTAAAGAAAAACATGAAAATAAGGTATTCTATGTAAGTAATGAAGAGCAACAATCACAATATATAAAGCTATTTAAAGATTACGGATTAGATGCAGTTATACTAGACTCTACAATAGAGAATCATTTTATATCTATGATAGAATTTAAAAATCAAGGAGTACACTTTAATAGAATAGATGCAGATTTATCTGATATATTAAAGGATAATGATAATGAAGGTAACAAAGAAATAAAAACTGATATAGAAAACTTATTTAAAGATGTTATAGGTGATAGAATAAATAATTATTCAGTTGAAAGTCTAAAGAGTGAAGATACACCAGCTATTATATTAATTTCAGAACAATCGAGAAGAATGTCTGAAATGCGATCTCAATTCGCAGGAATGAACTTTGGTATGAGTTTTGAAGAAGAAAAGACTTTAGTTATAAATAATAATAGTTCTATAGTTAAAAAATTAGTTTCATTAAAAGATGACGAAACTAAAAAAGAGAAAGTATCATTAATTTGTAATCAAATAGTAGATATAGCTTTATTATCTAATAAAGAATTAGACTCTAAAGAATTAGATGAATTTATAAAGAGAAATAATCAACTTATGAGTATGGTAATTTCATTATAG
- the purM gene encoding phosphoribosylformylglycinamidine cyclo-ligase — MLTYKQSGVDIDEGNRAVDLIKGKIKSTYDNNVIGDLGNFSGLYSLKEFVGMEEPVLLSSTDGVGTKLRLAQMMDKHDTVGIDLVAMCVNDLICQGAKPLFFLDYIATGKLVAENIDQIVGGIVDGCKMAGCALIGGETAEMPGMYADDDYDLAGFSVGIADKTKIVSGQNVKAGDVLIGISSSGVHSNGYSFIRKIFLDTYNYKLDQYIEELAMTLGEALLTPTKIYVKLVLDLLKQYDIKSIAHITGGGVIENIPRVIPKGLGIDINKNSWEKPAIFKLIESFNAIDERELHKSFNMGIGLVMIVEKDKAEEVVNFINNREEEINIDEKYNDLLKDRAYIIGEVVDTHDGVNLC, encoded by the coding sequence ATGTTAACATACAAACAATCAGGTGTAGATATAGACGAGGGAAACAGAGCAGTAGATCTTATAAAAGGGAAAATAAAATCTACTTATGATAATAATGTAATAGGTGATTTAGGAAACTTTAGTGGACTATATAGCCTAAAGGAATTTGTAGGCATGGAAGAACCAGTTTTACTTTCTTCTACTGATGGAGTTGGAACTAAATTAAGATTAGCTCAAATGATGGATAAACATGATACAGTAGGGATAGATTTAGTTGCAATGTGTGTCAATGATTTAATATGTCAAGGAGCTAAACCATTATTCTTTTTAGATTATATAGCTACTGGAAAATTAGTTGCAGAAAATATAGATCAAATAGTTGGTGGTATAGTAGATGGATGTAAAATGGCAGGATGTGCGTTAATAGGTGGAGAAACTGCTGAGATGCCAGGGATGTATGCTGATGATGATTATGATTTAGCAGGATTTTCTGTTGGTATAGCAGATAAGACGAAGATAGTTTCAGGTCAAAATGTTAAAGCAGGGGATGTTTTAATAGGGATATCATCAAGTGGGGTACATAGTAACGGATACTCTTTTATAAGAAAAATATTTTTAGATACATATAATTATAAGTTAGATCAATATATAGAAGAATTAGCAATGACTTTAGGAGAAGCTTTACTAACTCCAACAAAAATATATGTTAAGTTAGTATTAGATTTATTAAAACAATATGATATAAAATCAATAGCTCATATAACTGGTGGTGGAGTTATAGAAAATATACCAAGAGTTATACCTAAAGGGTTAGGAATAGATATAAATAAAAATTCTTGGGAAAAACCAGCTATATTCAAATTAATAGAAAGCTTCAATGCGATAGATGAAAGAGAACTACATAAGAGCTTTAACATGGGAATCGGATTAGTTATGATAGTTGAAAAAGACAAAGCTGAAGAAGTCGTTAACTTTATAAATAATAGAGAAGAAGAAATAAACATAGATGAAAAATACAATGACTTACTAAAAGACAGAGCATATATAATAGGTGAAGTTGTTGATACACATGATGGAGTAAATTTATGTTAA